Within Bacillus solimangrovi, the genomic segment TATAAAAATAATCAATTCTTTTATAAACACACTCTTTTTCACTGCGCAAATAACAGGACTATAGTCTCACGAAAAACAATATAAGCATCTAGTATTGATAATATAATAATTTATGATACAATAGGACATATCTTTTGGATTTGTTTTATAGAAAGAATATTCAAAAAAGACAGAAAATTATAAGCAAGGAGGAGTCTATACGCTTTATTAACTAAAAGTAAAAACACATAAGGGAGAGACAAACATGAAATTATCAACGAAAATTATTATTGGACTTATCGCCGGTGTTATTACTGGTATCGTTTTAAACCTAGCTTCTCCAGATTTATTTGCTGTTATTAATGACTACATCTTAGTACCAGTTGGAAAGATCTTTATTAATTTAATTAAAATGCTTGTAGTACCTATCGTATTCTTCTCAATCGTTCTTGGTACGGCTGGTCTTGGTGACCCGAAAAAACTTGGTCGAATCGGAATAAAAACAGTTGGCTTCTTCTTAGTGACTACAGCACTTGCAATATCAATTGGTTTAGCGCTAGCATTTGTCGTTCAACCAGGTACAGTCGGTTCATTTGATACATCAAATGTAGCCTTTGAAGCAAAAGAAGCACCTCCTATTATGGACACGTTTATAAATATCATTCCATCAAACCCAATTAGTGCAATGGCTGAAGGAAATATGTTACAAATCATTGCTTTTTCAATTCTAATTGGTCTAGGGATTACGATGCTTGGTAAAAAAGCAAGTTCATTACTAACTATCGTTGAACAAGGTAATGATTTGATGATGTACCTTGTAAACTTAATTATGTATACTGCTCCATACGGTGCATTCGCACTTATTGCTTCAGCAGTTGGAAGCGAGGGTTATGAGGCTCTCAAAGCAATGGCTTTATACATGTTTGTCGTTTTAGGTGCATTAATAATTCATGGAACTGTTACTTATGGTCTTGCTGTATTCTTATTAGCGAAGAAAAACCCATTCTGGTTCTTTAAACAATTTGCTCCAGCAATGAGTGTCGCTTTTAGTACATCAAGTTCTAGTGCAACACTTCCAATTGCCATGCAAACAGCTCAGAAGCGTTTAAATGTCAAAGAATCTATTAGTAGCTTCGTTCAACCACTAGGAGCAACAATTAATATGGATGGAACGGCTATTATGCAAGGTGTGGCAACAGTATTTATTGCTCAAGTATATGGGATTGATCTTACATTTTCACAAATCATAATGGTTGTCATTACTGCCGTTCTAGCTAGTATTGGAACAGCTGGTGTACCTGGTGTTGGTCTTATCATGCTTGCGATGGTGTTGAAGCAAGTTGGTCTACCAGTTGAAGCTATCGGTCTTGTAATGGGAGTCGATCGCCTACTTGATATGGCACGTACTTCAATTAACATTGCTGGTGATGCTTCTTGTGCATTAATCATTTCTGAATCAGAAGCAAAAAGAGAACAAGCAAAGGCATAAAAGCAAATAAAAAAACCTCCTTATCTGGGAGGTTTTTCATTTGGTCATATTTTAATAATTCGACAAACATAACTATAAATAATAATTTACTGAAATGAGTGATAAAAAATGAAGGATTTCCATTGCTGTGCTACATGTATACATTTTCAAGTTAATAAATCAAAACAATCAATATCTTACTATTGTAAGCGCTTATGTTATGACACACAACCCAATTACAAGTTCAACTGCTGGAGCCCAAAGAAAAACGTGAAAAATCTAATGAATAAATCAATCTAGGAGATCAAGCCTTCTTCATCTCCATTTGAGCAAACACAATTACGACTCGTTCTTTTTGCATTATATAGTGCATTATCTGTTACTTTATATAGTTCGTCTGCATTCTCAACCGTAACAGGATAGGTCGATACACCAATCGATACGGTTAAGAAAATTGATTTTCCAGATGAAAGTTGAAAAGGAAATTGTTCTACATTACAACGGATCCCTTCAGCTACATTAATGGCATCTTCATGGCTGCATCCGTATAAAATTATGCTGAATTCCTCTCCCCCATTCCTAGATACAATATCATAATTTCTCACACTAGTTACTAATAATTTTCCAAATTGTTTTAGAACAGCATCGCCTGCATCATGACCATACGTATCATTTACTTTTTTAAAGTAATCAATATCTATTAACAATAATGATAAATTTTCATTTTCATTAATTGATCGTTCTATTCGATCATTTAAAGTTTCATCAAAATTCCGAAAATTATTAAGACCAGTTAAATGGTCTGTCATTGCTGACTTTTTGAAGTTACGATATTTCCGAGTTGTATCATGTGCATTACGAGCAATATACGTGATTATATATCCTCCAATTATAGAGATAATCGAGTAGTATACTGCTGCCTTAATAGCTCTTTCAAAATCATCAACGAGTAATAATAGCGCTACTGACATCATGAATATATTAATGATATTCATCAATAATAACTTTTCATAAAAAGTAATACGCTTAACTTTTGTTAAAAACGTACAAAAAATTGCAAGCGAAAATAAAATAGCAACTGCTGAAATGGAAGATGCAGTTACCCCGAAAAAAATTACTCTGCATAATGAAATGATCAGTGCTGCTATAAATGCACTAATGCCCCCACCAAAAAGTGAACTAATGAATACAGAAAAGTTTCTTAAATCAATAATTGTTTCATTGGATATTTGAACTGAAAACTCCATTAACAAAACACCTAAAATTCCAGAAATAAACCCAAGAAGTAGTTTTCCATTTATGTTAGATATTGAGATTTTATTTTTAAATATTTGCTCTGCCAAAAAAACAAATGAAATCATGATTGACAAGTTTATAACTAAATCTCTTAACATTTTCCTACTCCTTATTTAATATTCTTAAGTCTATATTACTATAAAATTACAAAATAAGTAACATTTTCTTAGTTAACACGTTTTAATAAAGTGAATATATTAAAAAATATGTTTAATTATATGATGTAATGCTCATATCGTGTTATTTTCTTTTTAACTTCTTAATAAATTTATTTAATACCTATTACAGAGCTTAGTAATAAAATTCAAAGTCAAGCAGCTACG encodes:
- a CDS encoding dicarboxylate/amino acid:cation symporter, coding for MKLSTKIIIGLIAGVITGIVLNLASPDLFAVINDYILVPVGKIFINLIKMLVVPIVFFSIVLGTAGLGDPKKLGRIGIKTVGFFLVTTALAISIGLALAFVVQPGTVGSFDTSNVAFEAKEAPPIMDTFINIIPSNPISAMAEGNMLQIIAFSILIGLGITMLGKKASSLLTIVEQGNDLMMYLVNLIMYTAPYGAFALIASAVGSEGYEALKAMALYMFVVLGALIIHGTVTYGLAVFLLAKKNPFWFFKQFAPAMSVAFSTSSSSATLPIAMQTAQKRLNVKESISSFVQPLGATINMDGTAIMQGVATVFIAQVYGIDLTFSQIIMVVITAVLASIGTAGVPGVGLIMLAMVLKQVGLPVEAIGLVMGVDRLLDMARTSINIAGDASCALIISESEAKREQAKA
- a CDS encoding diguanylate cyclase; protein product: MLRDLVINLSIMISFVFLAEQIFKNKISISNINGKLLLGFISGILGVLLMEFSVQISNETIIDLRNFSVFISSLFGGGISAFIAALIISLCRVIFFGVTASSISAVAILFSLAIFCTFLTKVKRITFYEKLLLMNIINIFMMSVALLLLVDDFERAIKAAVYYSIISIIGGYIITYIARNAHDTTRKYRNFKKSAMTDHLTGLNNFRNFDETLNDRIERSINENENLSLLLIDIDYFKKVNDTYGHDAGDAVLKQFGKLLVTSVRNYDIVSRNGGEEFSIILYGCSHEDAINVAEGIRCNVEQFPFQLSSGKSIFLTVSIGVSTYPVTVENADELYKVTDNALYNAKRTSRNCVCSNGDEEGLIS